Proteins encoded by one window of Patescibacteria group bacterium:
- the xseB gene encoding exodeoxyribonuclease VII small subunit, with product MPRPKVNFVKSFEELEKIVAKFEEGRIDLDEALVEFERGLKLVDELKGRLKEVENKVVVLKKQFKNSNEETEKEETEAEEESQ from the coding sequence ATGCCGAGACCAAAAGTCAATTTTGTAAAATCATTTGAAGAGTTGGAGAAGATCGTGGCGAAGTTTGAAGAAGGCCGCATTGATCTGGACGAGGCGCTTGTGGAATTCGAGCGCGGATTGAAGCTGGTGGATGAATTGAAAGGGCGGCTAAAGGAAGTGGAGAATAAGGTGGTGGTGTTGAAGAAGCAGTTTAAGAACAGTAATGAGGAGACGGAGAAAGAAGAGACGGAAGCGGAAGAAGAATCACAGTAA